One segment of Syntrophomonadaceae bacterium DNA contains the following:
- a CDS encoding thioredoxin family protein, producing MAVTVREINGEELERLIAGNKVLVDFYSKTCGPCKMLSYVLKDVAKDVDGVEIVAVDFDKNKEAVDKYGVDSYPTLIVFNKGKEVIRVKGLQQRPKIMQLINI from the coding sequence ATGGCTGTCACTGTAAGAGAAATAAATGGCGAAGAGTTAGAGCGATTGATTGCAGGGAACAAAGTGTTGGTTGATTTTTATTCGAAAACATGTGGCCCATGTAAAATGCTAAGTTATGTACTAAAAGACGTGGCAAAAGATGTTGATGGGGTAGAAATTGTTGCCGTAGATTTTGATAAAAATAAGGAAGCTGTAGATAAATATGGAGTAGATAGTTATCCGACTCTTATAGTTTTTAATAAAGGGAAAGAGGTAATAAGAGTAAAAGGTTTGCAACAGAGGCCCAAGATTATGCAATTGATCAACATCTAA